CACCCCTGAAGCCCTGGAGAGCTGCCCGGGCCGGGGACCCCGGGTGTGCGCCCCGGTGGCTCCGGGTACGGGTTGGGGTGCAAGGTCGCAGCAGGCGGCAGGAGTGGGGGTCCGATCGCTGGGGCgctcccgcccccgcctccccctgGAAGGGGCCAACCCTGAAGAGTCGGGGGCCAGCAGAGAGCAGCGGGGAGGCCTGCGGGCGCGCAGGGGGCGGGGCGCCCGGAGCCGGCGGGGGGCCGCGGCGGGTGGCCGCGCGTGGGTGGCACTCACCGAGGAGCAGCAGCACGTTGCGGGTGCGCGCCCCGCGCGCGGGGCCCAGCGCCAGGACGAGCAGCAGCGCGCAGCAGGCGGGCCCGAGGCGGCGCatggcgggcggcggcggctgtGGCCGCGCGCGGACGTGggagcccggccccgccccggccgctgTCACATGCGCccaagccccgcccccgcccccgcccccgcccccgcccccgccccgcgagCGCTGCGGACCCGGCTGCGGCGGTGCCAGGAGACCCCGAGCAGCTGCGCGCGGTGAGTCGGCGGCCTGCGGGGCATCTGCCGCCCCCGCCGCGCTCCCACCCGGGTCCGCGCCGGCCTCGCCCGGAGCCTGCGGGCCGCGCACCTTCGCCACCCGGGGACGCGGGGGTCCGGGCGGTATTGAGGCGGATTCTGGCCAGAGCAGCCCCGCGGGGGGTGGGATTGGGGCTGGGGGTCAGGGGGGCGGTGTAGGGAAGGTCCGGGACCAGCTCTGTGCGTGGGTGGGCAGGGGTCCAGGCCCCGAGAGGGTGCTGTGCGGCGGGTCCTCGTGGGGGGCCCGCTGACGTCCTCCCCAGAACCAGCTAGAACGGGGGGACTTCGGGGCCGTGAGTGCAACAGGTGGGGGCAGGGTGAAAACGGCGTCGGGAAGGGACCCCTCCAGACGGGGCCTCCCCGCGGGGCAGTCCGGGGCCTGGGTGCGACCCTCGCCagccgcccccctcccctccaccgcCCCGCGCTGCAGTCCGCAGTGGTGGGCGGGGCCGTGCTGTGCGCACCCGGCCGAGGTCTCGTACCCCGGGGGCGTCCGGGGCCCCTCCTCACCGTCCACCGCTGGGGGTCCTGGGCCCAGCTTCCCGCCCCACGGGCGGTTAAATTCcctggggaggggaaaggggggttCCCCTGGGAGGAGAAGCGCCGAGTCTAACCACTTAGACTCCCCATCCAGGAGTTGATCAGATTTCCTCGCGCCTGGAGGGAGGGCTCGGCAGGGACAGGGGGGCTTCGGGACTTCCCCCTTTGGGTCCAGGCCCCGGGCAGTCTCTCGGCTTCCTCGGGGCTCGACCCTGTCTGGCTCAGTCCCCAGGGGGAGGGCAGATCTCCTGGTGCCCCCAGAGTCTGACTGCTGCTCCCGGGCCCCCCAGGGATGCCGTCCTCTCTGAAGGCCCTGGGTAAGGCCAGGCCCCCCAGCTCCGGCATGGCGGGGTGCTGCTCCCCTGCCGCCCTGCAGAGGCACCTGCCCATCCTGGCCTGGCTGCCCGACTACTCCGTGCAGTGGCTGAAGATGGACTTCATCGCCGGCCTGTCCGTGGGGCTCACAGTCGTCCCCCAGGCACTGGCCTACGCCGAGGTGGCGGGCCTCCCGCCCCAGGTGAGGCGGCCGCCCCGGCCCCCCCTGACAGCCAGACCCCCGCCGGCAGGGCTGGGGCTCCATAGCAACCACTGCAGACCCCCGCTGCGACCCTCGTCACCAGCCTCCCGGGGCTCGGAATCCTGGGTTTCCAGGCTCATAAAGCGCCATGGCCTTTGCGCAGGCGGCTCCCCCCCACCTGCTGCTTCCCACGCACAGACGTCAAGGCAGCTCCGAGTGGCCCGCAGGGGCCGGCCATGACTCACAGCGGCCTGAGAACACGCGCAGGCTCAGCCAGGGGCCGCAGGCTCAGCCAGGGGCCGGCAGCAgcagcctccccccaccccagttgggtggggggagaagagagGCCCCTAATCACACCGGATGGGGGGCCCCTACAGGAGTAGCACTCAGGTGCCCCTGCCGGCCCTGCCGCGTGGGACGCGCGGGGTGCACGCCAGGCCCCGGCTGCCAGGGTGCCTCGCCCACGGCCCTCTTCCCTCGCAGTTCGGCCTCTACTCCGCCTTCATGGGGTGCTTCGTGTACTTCTTCTTGGGCACCTCCCGGGACGTGACCCTGGGCCCCACGGCCATCATGTCCCTGCTGGTCTCCTTCTACACCTTCCACGAGCCCGCCTACGCCGTGCTGCTGGCCTTCCTCTCGGGGTGCATCCAGCTGGCCATGGGCTTCCTGCGACTGGGTGAGGCCCTCCGCCTTCTGCGGTAGCCGGAGGGGCTTCCGTTCTGCTCTTCCTGGGTCCCGGGCACCCGCCTCCAGGGATGCCTGGAGCTCCACGGGTCCTTCGTGCACTCCCAGGGCTGACCCCTGTTCTCCGGGGGAGGCTGCCCCCAGCGCTGCCCCAGTAGGTTCCGGGCTCTGCTGTGAGGCCAGGACACTTGGAGAATCGTCCAAGTGCTCAGATCCCTTCCCTGTTCCCCCAAAACAGTCCAAACGTGACATGTCACTTGCTGGTCTCCCCTGGTCCCACCCAAGCCACCTTGCCCAGCCTCACCTCCATGCCCCCTTCCCGGGGGCCGGGAGGAGCTGGGGACAGCTCGGTCTTTCTCTTGGCTGGCCAGGGTTCCTGCTGGACTTCATTTCCTGCCCTGTCATCAAAGGCTTCACCTCTGCTGCTGCCGTTATCATCGGCTTCGGACAGATCAAGGTGGGTACGCCTCCCTCCCAGGGCCCGGGGTCCTGGTGTTTGCGGCCCAGTGGTAGCACCTGCTGGAGATTTTCTACTCTCCTCCAGGGATCTCCAAGCACGCTCTGCTCTCCTGGATTTCCATTCAGAAAATGCTTCTCTGGGGAGACATTGAGTCACGTGCAGACTGGGCTGCGGACAGTTTGGGAGGCTAGTCATCCCGTCCACCAGCTCCTGTCTGAGCACCTCGGGCCAGGGGTCATTTCTTGAGTTGTCTGTCTTATGAGCTTTACCGTGCACTCGGAGCAGCTTTTACGGGTCACAGGCCTGCTGCCAAAACTTCAACCAGCAAGTCATTTCCCCACGCTCACCTAGCTGGACAGCCTCAACCTTCAGTATTCTTCCCAATTTAGTATTTTCAAACATAGTTATTTTTATACTTACACTTCTGTGAGGAGTAAGAATGAGTCTCTGAAAGGCGTAATTCACTCTCCTTTTCTGGACCTCACGTTCCGTGGGGGTGGGAACGGTGTTGCTCCCGACAGCTGCCGCCCCAGCACTGCGCTTGCTACAGAGCAGGTGAGCGCCAGGTCCCGTGTGTCGGAGGGGAACAGAAGTGCTTCCCACAAAGGGGGCCACGGGGGTTGGCAGGGAGACTCGGGGCCATGTCCTGGGCCTCTCGAGGccccgctccccaatgagagcagAGTGGGAAGATGCAGGGCAGAAGAGTGTACCCGCGTGGGGGTAAAGCAGCTACTGCGACTGCGCGCTCACTCGGTGCCGGGGCCTGGGGTCAGCCCTTCCGCTGCCCTGGGAAGGCAGGTGCGGCCTTAGCTCTGTTTTGTAGAGGAGCAGGCAACTCAGGTGTCAGGAGGTGTGGGGGCCCACGGGCCGTGGATTTTATCAGCACCCGTGTCAGGGGAAGCTTGGTAAATGTCCTTCCACAATAACACTATTTTAAGCAACGAGAACGTCCCTCTGTGGTCCCAGTGCACGGCGGCTTCTGTGTGTTCGCAGCCGGCAGTCCTGGGTCCCTGGTGTCTTCAGAAACGGGGCTGCTCTGAGACCCCTCTGTGGAGGGCTGGGCCCTGCTGATGCAGCCTGGACAGAGGATCCACTGGCCGGGGCTGAGTGTGGCAGGCAGGGTCGCCAAGGCAGGCCCTGACTGGGGCAGAAACCCCCTTACCCGCCTTTCCCTGGACTTGGCGGGCCACGGGGGCCGCTCCCTGGAGCAGGGGGGCACCGAAGCCCCCAGCACCGCGGCCTGCTGTGATTTTCCTTCGTGTGGGGGGCGGGGCCGGCTGGGCGGGCTGCGGAATGACGGTCGTGGTCACCAGGCAATGGCGACGGGCAGCAGAGTGACGGACGTGGCCTTGAGCCAATGGTGGCTCGGGTGGGGGGGGACAGCCGAGTGACGGACGTGGCCTGAGCCAATGGCAGTGGAGGCAGGGCCGGCCTGGCACCCGCCCTGGGGTcgctcagatttttttttctcggAAATGGAGCGATGTAGGAAAACACGCCACTGACACAAACGTTATGAAACGTcccctcccacaccccccacGGGGTAATCCTGGTGTCCTGTCCTGGGGGTGTTGGGAGCGGCGGGAGGGTCCCTGAGGGGGGAGATGCCCCAGGAAGGACGAGGGTCTGAGCCCGGCCGCCGGGTCTGGGGGCTGCTCGGCTCCCTGTGGGGGGCCCGTGGCCGCGAGGCCGAGGCGGGGAGCTGACCTGACTCTGTTTGGACAGAACCTCCTGGGACTGCAGGACATCCCCAGGCAGTTCTTCCTGCAAGTGTACTCCACCCTCCTCAGCCTCGGAGAGACCAGGTACAGGGCCCCGCCCTCCGGACCCCCGTCCTCTCCCCAGGACCTGGCTGCTCGGGCGGCCCCCCCAGAGCGGCAGGAAGGCAGGCTCAGGTCCGCCCTGACATCCAAgtccaaatccacttccccacaggCTCCCGGGGGGCCTGGGGGGCACGTCAGGGTGACTCCCCAGACAGCTTTCCGGGGTGGTAGAGATGGGGGTGACAGAGGAAAGGGGGACAGAGTGCCGAGCTGGCACCCCCGCTGGAGGGCCAGAGGAGAGGGTTTCGCTGGAGCTGTAGGGTGGGCTGCCGCGTGGGGCCGGCGGAGTCGGGAGGAGCAGGCGGGGACGCTGGGACCCCCTCCCCGCTCTTCCGCTGATGGCTGAGCCCACCTGGACATCAGTGGGCTTCGCCAGTCCAGGTGAGGCGGCCACGAGGGTCAGGTCAGCCCCGGGCCGGAGGTGGGGGGCAGCAGGGAATGGGAGCTTCACCGACTGTTGCGGGTGAAAGGGTCTCCCCGATTCCTTAGTCCTGAGCCTTCTAGGACAGACGAGGCAGCTGTAGCCCGAGATCTTTGTGACTGAAGACCAGCCAGCGGTGCTGCGTCACCAGTGGGCTGGGGTGAATTTTGCATCAAGTTTGGAAACGGAGCAGGGATCCGAGCTTttcttaaggaagttgaacaGGTTGTTTTAGGAAAAAGCGAGAGCGCGACGGAGCGAGCGAACCTCCCAGCAGGAGCGGCCGAAGGCCGGCTGAGGGGTCCCCCTCTccacctgcagggtgggagacgccGTCCTGGGGCTGGTCTGCATGGTGCTGCTGCTGGTGCTGAAGCTGATGCGGGACCATGTGCCCCCCGTGCACCCCGAGATGCCCCCTGGCGTGCGGCTCAGCCACGGGCTGGTATGGACCGCTACAACAGGTGAGGAGCCCAAGGGACCGGCCCGCGGCTGTCCTGCCCAGCCCGCCGCCCTCCGTGGCCACGGGGggagccccaggccccaccccagggAGGCGTGGGTCGGGTCTGGACACGACGTGGCCTGGGATGTGTAAGACTGCCCGAGCGATCCTACCACGCGGCCGGGAGGGAGGCGGTCGGGCCACGGCAGCAGGTCTCTACGGGGGCGAGTTTGCCAACCTGGGACATTGAGCAGTGTCTGGAGGGGGTGGCTGTTACTGGCGGATAGTGGGCATGGGCCCGGGTGCTGCCGAACATCCTACATGCCAGGGTGGCCCTACAACACTCAGGGCAGCCCTGCAGCGCGTAGAGTGGCCCTACAACGCGCAGGGTGGCCCTACAACACGCAGGGTGGCCCTACAACATGTAGGGTGGCCCCACAACGCGCAGGGTGGCCCTACAACACACAGGGTGGTCCTACATCACAACAGGGCGGCCCTACAACGCACAGGGCGGCCCTACAACGTGTGGGGTGGCTTTACAACACACAGGGTGGCCCCACAACGCACAGGGCGGCCCCACAACATGCAGGGGGCCCTACAGTGCGCAGGATGATCCGCCCTATATGCCAGGGTGGAGGTTCAGAAGCCTTTCTATGGGCAGGCAGGTCCCTGAGGGAGAAAACAAGCTTCTACTTACAACCAGCTGCTTGTACTTTGATTGTTCAGCCCCTAGGGGGAAAAGTTTTGCTTGTGGCACGGGATCAGCAGGTGAGTCGCAGTTAACGAGAAGGTCATAGAGAAAGGCCCCTGGCTTGTCCAATAGGTCTTGGACCCCCGCTCTGAAGCTGCCAGTGCTCTCCCCCAGCAGCACCCAGACAGGAGGCAGGCACCTTCCAGGAAGCAGGGAGGCCCCTTGGCATCTGTCGAACCTTCTCTTGGCTGAGGGAAAACCAAAGTGGCCGTGGCCTCCGGGGCCTTGGAATCTACCGGGGTTAGGAGAGGGGTGGCTCAGTTCAGCTAGATTTAGTTACTTCCAGCTGCTCAGACTTGACTCTGAGTTTATAACCATTTGCCAGACCCTGTCCTGTGGACCTGAGACCATGCGCCAACACCAGGAGTTCAGTGGGGTGCAAGGAGCACTGGGTTTGTAGTCCAAACACCCAGCCTCACCTCCCAGCCCGTCCGCTCACCGAGGGGTTTGACCTTGCCCGAGTCACTTGCTAACGTCTCTGAGCTTTGGATTAGTTGTCTGCAAAATACTGACAGGCAGGGGTTAGCAAACGGCCCAAAGTCCAAATCTGGCCTGCCACCTGATTTTGTAAATAAGGTTTAATGAACACATAGCCACGCCCACTTGCTCACGTACGTATGGTCTACGTCTGTTTTCGTGCTTAGGATGGAAGAGTTGAATAGTCACGATGGACTCAATGGCTTGCAGTGACAAAAATATTTGCATTCCAGCCCTTGACAGGAAAAGTTTGCCAATCCCAGGTCTGGGGCTTGTTTTCCTATCACTGAAGTAAAaccctcctgagaacctcctgcCCCACGACTTAGGAGGCCCCCCGCTCTGGCTGGTGGGAACCGTGCGGGGCCAGGGGCTGTGCCCTCTCGCTCTTTGGGTCTTTTCTTCACAGGCGCGCACTGATCAGCTCTAAGCTCAAGACTTGGGGGGGCCTCTGGGGTGCTCTCAGTGCCACTCTCTCCTCCCCAGTTCCTGTCCCTATCAACTCCAGGTGCCTTGGTCCCGGGTCCCCTCCAGGCCCTGCGTGGAGCTATCGTAGGCTCGCCTTGCTTGCTTCCTGCCTCTTGGGGATCGGGGTCTTCGAGCCTGATGGCCTCTGTCTTGAAAAGCATGGTTTTGCCTATTTCACCCAGTTTTTAGTCCTCTCAGGCGGGGGTACGTCTGGTCGGCTCCTCCGCCTTGCTTTGGAGAGGAATTGTCCAGGCCACCTGATTCAGAGTGTGCGTTCAGCCTCACCTGTTGTTTGTGCGTGGTCCCCGGGGAACCCTCAGCCCGTGGCTCGCGTGCCTGCCCCGTGCGTTGCCACGCTTCTGGTTCACGCCTGCCACGTGTCCGCTTGCCTCTGTGCTGTGAATGGTCACGAgtcggggctggggcggggggttCCACGTCCCGTAGCGTGGTGCCTGCGTTGCCCCGAGCTAGAGAAAGGTCCTGCCGGGCCTCCTTCCTGTGTCCGATGCGGGTTCCTCACCGACGTGCTTCTCCTTCCGTGCCAGCTCGCAATGCCCTGGTGGTCTCCTTTGCTGCCCTGGTCGCCTACTCCTTCGAGGTGACCGGCTACCAGCCCTTCGTTCTAACTGGGGAGACAGCCGAGGGGCTCCCTCCAGTGCGGACCCCTCCTTTCTCAGTGACCACCGCCAACGGGACCGTTTCCTTCACTGAGATGGTACAGGTAGGTGGCGGAGGGAAGCCAGCCTGGCCACGGCGGGGCGCCTGCAGGGTCTGCTGTGGGACGGGGGGGTCTGGGCTCAGTGAGGACCACGTGCCCGAAAGGACAGCCGACAGGTCCCTGGCTGGACAGGACCTCGGGAACTGCACACTTCCTTTTCTTGCTCGAGCCCAGGCCTGCTCCTCCTGTACTGGGCACCAGCAGAGCATGAGTTTGCTCCTTGTACGATAAGGGGCCTCCTCCTTGCGTGTGTGAGTTCACAGAGCACATTTGCTTTGGGTAGTCGTGGAGAAGAGCTGGCCTCTCCTTCCATGCAGTCGGAGGCCAGGCTCTGAGGGCCACTCACTGTCCCTCTCCTCTCCCAGGACATGGGGACGGGGCTGGCCGTGGTGCCTCTGATGGGCCTCCTGGAGAGCATCGCGGTGGCCAAAGCCTTCGGTAAGAGGCTGTCGTGCGCGCCGTCCCGGGGCTTTCCCGGCAGGTGCTCCCTCTTCCTTGCTTTCACCTGCTCTAGCTCCAGAAATACAATGTCCATTCAGGTGACGCACGTCTTCCTAAAAGGTCCCGCAGTAAAAATGGATTGAGGGTGGAAACCCCATCCCCAAACTGATGGACCCCAAATTTTTATCACTTGGCTCCGTGCAGAGAAGTTTGCTGTCCTCTGTCTCAGTTTCCTGTCCCTGTAGCTGCTCCTAAAACCTTTGCCCGCTTGTCCATTTGGGATGGCCTCGTCTTTAACTTCCTTGTCATCTGGCTGGTGAGCAGAGAGGTctttagtttaaaatttttcctcTTATTACACAAACAGTAGCTTTTTATGGCAGAAAACCAAAGTAcagaaatacataaagaaaaattatatcacCCATAATCTCCCGCTCTAATAGGGATTAGCGCTTCGCTGTACACCTGTCTCCTCTTTTCTCACAACACGCAAGCATACGTGTATGCGTGTCTTTGTGCGTGTATTTTAAACACACAGACGACCATTTACACTCTTTAAGTAACGCTCTACTAGAATGTTGTCAGCCCTGTTTTCGATTCGTGAATGTTTCCCTAGTGACGTGTATCCAGTGACACTCTGCTGTCGTTCTCTTTAGCGTCTCAAAATAATTACCGCATCGACGCCAATCAGGAGCTACTGGCCATCGGTAAGACCCCAGCCGCGGGCCCCGCGAGGCCTGCGTGGGCTTCCCTGCGTCTCGCCGCGCGCGCCCAGCGAGCCCAGTGGCGGCCGTGGTGTGGCAGGAGCAGGGGTGGTGCCAGTGGGTCCTTTTGAAATGCTGGCATGGACACCTCACGACCCCGACTTAATTACCAGGAATGGGAAGCTGACAGCGGGCGTTACTTCTGACTGCTGCTTATTAtgcacctgctgtgtgcctggCCTGGGTTCCTAGCCACAGCTGTCCAGGAATGCCTGGAACGTTACCTGAGGGCGCATCTGGGGCCCCAGGTCAGAGAGCTGGAGAATTGGCAGCTTGGGACCTTGCCCTGGAGGCGGGGCAGGTGGATCCCGGAGGCACAGGCGGCCGCCTGCCGCGGGCTGCGCGGCCTCCGGCCAGGGCCAGGTGGCGCAGAGCTGCTGTCCTTGCCTCAGCGCCCGGGCTCTGGTGGCCCGTTTGGAGACCAGTTGCCGTGTGCAGCTTGTCTCGTGACCTGGGCTTCCTGGCCCACCTGACTTCAGGTGCAGCGTGTGCTCACGAGCCCGTTCCCCTCTTGACGGCAAAGAGTTTGGGGCCCGCGGATGGTGGCAGAGGGACGCTGCGGGCGCTCCTCCGCGGAGCTCCTGGTGGATGGGGCATTACCAGGGGTTGGGTGTAGTTAGGGTTTCCTAGAAATCGCTTGCCCTCGGGCAGAAAAACTCTAGACTTCCCCGCGCACCCACCACTGAGTCTCCCAAATGGGATTTCCTTGAGCATCTTATTCCCGTTACTGCAAAAATAACGCAAAACTCACATCCTGACGAGAGGTTGAGTTATCGGCGTACAAAAGGCAAAAACCGCAATCGAGGGAAGGCAGGAGCCTCTGGACAACTGAGCGTCCCACAGCTCTGGGTGCAAACAGGGTGCGTTTGCTTCCGGGGACGGGTGAGCGCCCCTCGCCGCCGCCCAGCAGGAGGCCGCCCCCCaggagggcagagcagggagggCCCCCGCCCCTGGCCCGGCACAGAGCTGTGCCTCTGACCCAGAATCCGGGGCCGGGAGTGCTGCAGCGTCAGGACACAGGCGAGCACCTGTGCCCACAGACCCGCCGCAAAGCCGCCAGCCAGCCCCGAGACCAGAGAGCAGCCCTCGGGAGGCTGAGCCTGTGCCTGTCGTGGGCCCTATGGGCACGGGGTGGTCGCGGGGGTGCGTTTTGTGGGTTCCTGGGTCCTGATGCTGACGCGGTCCGTGCATCCCCCGGGGCAGGTCACCCGGCGTCACGGGGCAGAGCGCGACAGCCCGGCTCCTGTCCGGCAGCTTGGCCCCTGGTCTCAGGAAAGGGGGTGGTTGCTTTGCGAGGACGAGGTGAGGCCCCGAGGCGCCTCCCGTTTCTGGAGG
This genomic stretch from Dasypus novemcinctus isolate mDasNov1 chromosome 21, mDasNov1.1.hap2, whole genome shotgun sequence harbors:
- the SLC26A11 gene encoding sodium-independent sulfate anion transporter isoform X1, translated to MPSSLKALGKARPPSSGMAGCCSPAALQRHLPILAWLPDYSVQWLKMDFIAGLSVGLTVVPQALAYAEVAGLPPQFGLYSAFMGCFVYFFLGTSRDVTLGPTAIMSLLVSFYTFHEPAYAVLLAFLSGCIQLAMGFLRLGFLLDFISCPVIKGFTSAAAVIIGFGQIKNLLGLQDIPRQFFLQVYSTLLSLGETRVGDAVLGLVCMVLLLVLKLMRDHVPPVHPEMPPGVRLSHGLVWTATTARNALVVSFAALVAYSFEVTGYQPFVLTGETAEGLPPVRTPPFSVTTANGTVSFTEMVQDMGTGLAVVPLMGLLESIAVAKAFASQNNYRIDANQELLAIGLTNVLGSLVSSYPVTGSFGRTAVNAQSGACTPAGGLVTGVLVLLSLDYLTSLFYYIPKSALAAVIIVAVAPLFDTKILGTLWRVKRLDLLPLGVTFLLCFWEVQYGILAGTLVSALMLLHSVARPTAQVTEGPVLILQPASGLHFPAAEALREALSRALEACPPRSAVLDCTHVCSVDYTVVLGLGELLEDFQKQGVGLAFVGLQVPVLRVLLSADLKGFQHFSTLEEAEKFLRQEPGTQPYDAGEDALPEHKIALLRA